The following is a genomic window from Streptomyces lincolnensis.
GCACCTGCGGGGGAGTCCGAGGTGACGCTGGAGAAGGAGAGGGTGCGGCGATGAGCAAGGCGCGCGGAAACCTGGTGGAAGGTGCCGTCACCTTCCTGATCGGCCTGCCCCTGTGGCTGTTCACCGAGAACGTGGAGGTCCCGGTCGTCACCCTGACCAAGGTCGGCCTGGTCATGATGTGCGTCGGCGGCGCACTCGGCGTCACCGGCCTGTGGCAGGCGGCGCGAGCCAGAGGCTAGCGCTCCCCACCCGGCACCCACAGCACGTCCCCGGCCTCCTTGTTCGCCGTCCGAGCGAGGATGAACAGGAGGTCGGAGAGGCGGTTGAGGTAGGTCGCCGTGAGGGGGTTCATCGCCTCGGCGTGGACCTCCAGCGCGGCCCAGGTGGAGCGCTCGGCCCGGCGGACGACCGTGCAGGCCTGGTGGAGCAGGGCCGCGCCGGGGGTGCCGCCCGGGAGGATGAAGGACCGCAGCTTCTCCAGCCGTTCGTTGAAGCGGTCGCAGTCCGCCTCCAGCTTGTCGATGTAGAACTGCTCGACCCGCAGCGGCGGGAACCCGGGGTTCTCCACGACGGGCGTGGACAGATCGGCCCCCACGTCGAACAGGTCGTTCTGCACGCGGGTGAGGACCTTGACGACCTCCTCCTCCAGCCCGCCCAGCGCGATCGCCGTGCCGATCACCGCGTTCGCCTCGTTGGCGTCCGCGTAGGCGGCGATCCGCAGGTCGGTCTTGGCGACCCGGCTCATGTCACCGAGGTTGGTGGTGCCCTTGTCGCCGGTCTTCGTGTAGATGCGCGTCAGATTGACCATGAGGTCAGCGTAAGTCCAGGAGAAGGGGGCGGCAGCCCTCCGCCAGGGAGCGCCGAACGTGCCCAACTAGGCCGTCCGGGGCGCCGAATGGCCTCTCCGGTGTGATGTCCGTCATCTGAGACGTGACGCGCATTACTAACCCGCCACGCGGCCCCTCACGAGCGCTAAGGTCCGCCGAAGAGGCAACTTAAACATGGTGTAAGGCGTTTCAAAGGGGAGTCGCGACAGTGGCACGGAAGCTTGCCGTCATCGGTGCCGGCCTGATGGGTTCCGGCATCGCTCAGGTCTCCGCGCAGGCGGGCTGGGAGGTCGTCCTCAGGGACGTCACCGACGAGGCGCTCAAGCGGGGCACCGACGGCATCAAGGCGTCGTACGACAAGTTCGTGAGCAAGGGCAGGCTCGAAGCGCACGACGCCGACGCCGCCCTCGCCCGGATCACCGCGACCACCGATCTGGACGCCGTCGCCGACGCGGACGTCGTCGTCGAGGCCGTCTTCGAGAAGCTGGAGGTCAAGCACGAGATCTTCCGCACGCTCGACAAGATCGTCCACGAGGACGCCGTGCTCGCCTCCAACACCTCCGCCATCCCGATCACCAAGATCGCGGCCGTGACGGAGCGTCCGGAGCGGGTCGTCGGTGCGCACTTCTTCTCGCCGGTCCCGATGATGCAGCTGTGCGAGCTGGTGCGCGGCTACAAGACGAGCGACGAAACCCTCGCCACCGCGCGGGAGTTCGCCGAGTCCGTCGGCAAGACCTGCATCGTCGTCAACCGGGACGTGGCGGGGTTCGTGACCACCCGTCTCATCTCCGCCCTCGTCGTCGAGGCCGCCAAGCTCTACGAGTCGGGCGTCGCGAGCGCCGAGGACATCGACCTCGCCTGCAAGCTGGGCTTCGGCCACGCCATGGGCCCGCTCGCCACGGCGGACCTCACCGGCGTCGACATCCTGCTGCACGCCACCAGCAACATCTACACCGAGTCCCAGGACGAGAAGTTCGCCCCGCCGGAGCTGATGCGCCGGATGGTGGACGCCGGTGACATCGGACGCAAGAGCGGGCAGGGCTTCTACAAGCACTGAAACCGCACAGACCCCACGGGCATCACACCCGGGGGTGAATTCGGTATCGGTTCGCTTACGGACGGCAACCTCCGAGGGTCTCACACCGTCAGAGGTTGCATCACCGTCATCAGCTGTGAACACAGCACCACCCGGCACGACACGGAGACACGCACGCACTCACGGGGAGCGCATATGCACATCAGGGGCGACCACGTCGAGCTGGTCGTCGGGGGCCGCCTCGACG
Proteins encoded in this region:
- a CDS encoding DUF5708 family protein encodes the protein MSKARGNLVEGAVTFLIGLPLWLFTENVEVPVVTLTKVGLVMMCVGGALGVTGLWQAARARG
- a CDS encoding cob(I)yrinic acid a,c-diamide adenosyltransferase, with the protein product MVNLTRIYTKTGDKGTTNLGDMSRVAKTDLRIAAYADANEANAVIGTAIALGGLEEEVVKVLTRVQNDLFDVGADLSTPVVENPGFPPLRVEQFYIDKLEADCDRFNERLEKLRSFILPGGTPGAALLHQACTVVRRAERSTWAALEVHAEAMNPLTATYLNRLSDLLFILARTANKEAGDVLWVPGGER
- a CDS encoding 3-hydroxyacyl-CoA dehydrogenase family protein; translation: MARKLAVIGAGLMGSGIAQVSAQAGWEVVLRDVTDEALKRGTDGIKASYDKFVSKGRLEAHDADAALARITATTDLDAVADADVVVEAVFEKLEVKHEIFRTLDKIVHEDAVLASNTSAIPITKIAAVTERPERVVGAHFFSPVPMMQLCELVRGYKTSDETLATAREFAESVGKTCIVVNRDVAGFVTTRLISALVVEAAKLYESGVASAEDIDLACKLGFGHAMGPLATADLTGVDILLHATSNIYTESQDEKFAPPELMRRMVDAGDIGRKSGQGFYKH